One region of Desulfovibrio sp. JC022 genomic DNA includes:
- the eutM gene encoding ethanolamine utilization microcompartment protein EutM produces MSSLNALGMIETKGLVGAVEAADAMVKAANVTLVGKTQVGGGLVTVMVRGDVGAVKAATDAGAAAAQNVGELISVHVIPRPHGEVEIILPKSEG; encoded by the coding sequence ATGTCCTCATTGAACGCACTGGGTATGATTGAAACCAAAGGTCTCGTTGGCGCTGTTGAAGCTGCTGATGCAATGGTAAAAGCTGCAAACGTAACTCTGGTCGGTAAGACTCAGGTTGGCGGCGGTCTCGTAACCGTTATGGTTCGTGGCGATGTTGGTGCTGTTAAAGCTGCAACTGACGCTGGCGCAGCAGCAGCTCAGAACGTTGGTGAACTCATCAGCGTACACGTAATCCCCCGCCCCCACGGCGAAGTTGAAATCATCCTTCCTAAGTCTGAAG
- a CDS encoding acetaldehyde dehydrogenase (acetylating) has product MVDKDLLSIQEARSLVRAAKTAQADLVEMTQEQVDGIVKAISEAAYAQAECLAALAVEETGFGKVQDKKTKNILASQSLYEAIKDMKTIGVLCDDKEKKIVEIAVPMGVIAGIVPSTNPTSTTIYKSMIALKSGNAIVFTPHPSAKKCIGKTVEIIRSVLHDCGVSEDLVSVMSVPTIQGSGELMKVSDLILATGGPGMVKAAYSSGTPALGVGAGNVPAYIERSADIKDAVTKIFASKTFDNGTVCASEQSIITESCIAEQVKAEVIAQGGYFLYGEDLTKVKAVMERGNGSMNPAIVGRDACYIAKLAGISVPAGTRLLVSDEKGVGHKYPFSKEKLTALLGFYVVEDWKGACEMCHALLENGGIGHSLAIHSKNEEVIREFGMKKPVSRMLVNTPSTHGAVGLTTSLFPSFTLGCGTVGGSSTSDNVTPLNLMNVRRMAYDLGNVSCESAPAAHASDSDSIDVQAITAMIVEQLKQMV; this is encoded by the coding sequence ATGGTAGACAAGGATTTATTGTCCATTCAAGAAGCCCGTTCACTGGTTCGTGCCGCTAAAACAGCACAGGCTGATCTGGTGGAAATGACTCAGGAACAGGTTGACGGCATTGTAAAGGCTATTTCCGAAGCAGCTTACGCTCAGGCGGAATGCCTTGCAGCACTCGCTGTTGAAGAGACCGGTTTTGGTAAGGTTCAAGACAAGAAGACCAAGAACATTCTTGCAAGTCAGAGCCTTTACGAAGCTATCAAAGATATGAAGACCATCGGTGTGCTTTGCGACGACAAGGAAAAGAAGATTGTCGAGATCGCCGTTCCCATGGGTGTTATTGCAGGGATCGTTCCCTCCACCAACCCCACGTCTACGACTATCTACAAATCCATGATTGCCTTGAAGTCCGGGAACGCAATTGTGTTCACCCCGCACCCCAGCGCAAAAAAATGCATCGGCAAGACTGTTGAAATTATCCGTTCCGTGCTGCACGACTGCGGCGTAAGTGAAGATCTGGTCAGCGTCATGAGCGTGCCCACCATTCAGGGTAGCGGCGAGCTCATGAAAGTTTCCGATCTCATTCTTGCAACCGGCGGTCCGGGTATGGTTAAGGCTGCATACAGCTCCGGTACCCCCGCTCTCGGCGTAGGTGCTGGTAACGTCCCCGCCTACATCGAAAGATCCGCTGACATTAAAGATGCGGTCACCAAGATTTTTGCAAGTAAGACCTTTGATAACGGAACCGTCTGCGCATCCGAGCAGTCCATTATCACTGAGTCCTGCATTGCCGAGCAGGTCAAAGCTGAAGTTATCGCCCAGGGCGGTTACTTCCTTTACGGCGAAGACCTGACCAAGGTTAAAGCTGTCATGGAACGTGGCAACGGTTCCATGAACCCCGCAATCGTAGGCCGCGATGCCTGCTACATTGCCAAGCTGGCCGGAATCTCCGTGCCTGCCGGAACCCGCCTGCTCGTCTCTGACGAAAAAGGTGTCGGTCACAAGTATCCTTTCTCTAAGGAAAAACTTACCGCGCTGCTCGGTTTCTACGTTGTTGAAGATTGGAAAGGTGCTTGCGAGATGTGTCACGCGCTGCTGGAAAACGGCGGCATCGGTCATTCTCTGGCCATCCATTCCAAGAATGAAGAAGTTATCCGTGAATTCGGTATGAAGAAGCCTGTTTCCAGAATGCTGGTTAACACTCCGTCCACCCACGGTGCTGTAGGCCTCACTACTTCTCTCTTCCCCTCCTTTACCCTTGGTTGCGGTACTGTAGGCGGAAGTTCCACTTCCGATAACGTAACCCCGCTCAACCTCATGAACGTGAGAAGAATGGCATACGATCTCGGAAACGTATCTTGTGAATCCGCTCCTGCGGCTCATGCATCTGATTCCGATTCCATCGATGTTCAGGCTATCACTGCCATGATCGTCGAGCAGCTCAAGCAGATGGTATAG
- the cutD gene encoding choline TMA-lyase-activating enzyme translates to MIERKAQIFNVQKYNMHDGPGVRTLVFFQGCPLRCEWCSNPEGQYKRYEILFKKDQCINCGACVSVCPVGVHKIDGAGKHFIDRDVECVGCRKCENACLQSALAIVGESKTISELLEIIEEDRPFYETSGGGVTLGGGEVLSQPEAAASLLQACKQNGINTAIETCGYARPEVIEKVAPFVDLFLFDVKHMNSERHREITGVRNEMILGNLIWLLENRYNVRIRMPMLKGVNDGEEEILQLVEMLKPYQEHKNFKGVDLLPYHKMGVNKYTQMGWEYPVEGDPKLSNADLERIEQAISKYNFPVSVIRH, encoded by the coding sequence GTGATTGAAAGAAAAGCTCAGATATTCAACGTACAGAAGTACAATATGCATGACGGACCGGGAGTGAGAACTCTCGTATTCTTTCAGGGGTGCCCCCTGCGCTGTGAATGGTGCTCAAATCCCGAGGGTCAGTATAAAAGATACGAGATCCTTTTTAAAAAGGATCAATGTATCAACTGCGGAGCGTGTGTCTCCGTCTGTCCCGTCGGCGTTCATAAGATCGACGGAGCAGGAAAACATTTCATCGACCGCGATGTCGAATGTGTAGGCTGCCGCAAATGTGAAAACGCCTGCCTGCAAAGTGCACTGGCAATTGTTGGTGAATCAAAGACCATTTCCGAACTGCTCGAGATTATCGAAGAAGACCGCCCGTTTTACGAAACTTCCGGCGGCGGCGTGACTCTCGGCGGCGGTGAAGTTCTTTCCCAGCCCGAAGCAGCGGCCAGCCTGCTTCAGGCCTGTAAGCAGAACGGCATCAATACTGCCATCGAAACCTGCGGTTACGCCCGTCCCGAAGTGATCGAAAAAGTAGCCCCCTTCGTGGACCTCTTTCTTTTCGACGTCAAACATATGAATTCCGAACGCCACCGCGAAATCACCGGTGTGCGTAATGAGATGATCCTCGGCAACCTGATCTGGCTCCTTGAAAACAGGTACAACGTCAGAATCAGAATGCCCATGCTCAAAGGTGTAAACGACGGTGAAGAAGAAATCCTGCAACTTGTGGAAATGCTCAAGCCTTATCAGGAACATAAAAATTTCAAAGGGGTGGATCTGCTTCCTTACCACAAGATGGGCGTTAACAAGTACACCCAGATGGGATGGGAATACCCGGTGGAAGGTGACCCCAAACTGAGCAATGCCGATCTCGAACGCATTGAGCAGGCCATCAGTAAATACAATTTTCCGGTCTCAGTGATCAGACACTAA
- a CDS encoding BMC domain-containing protein, which translates to MNSLGFIETKGLLAAIEGADAMLKAAAVNLLEKNISGGGLVTITVSGEVSAVQASVEAGAAAIARIEGAELVSRHVIARPYDELDKIIATGMPVVEAEEISREVAQSPASAAEQAEPAPAEEKVEALESPKEKSEAPAVQEFAPEAPAAPEVKEVAPAEESPKYRAAELRKMKISKVRQIARNLDGISLTNEEVKKATKKTLIDAIINVTRQIEE; encoded by the coding sequence ATGAACTCACTTGGATTCATTGAAACAAAAGGACTGCTGGCCGCCATCGAAGGTGCAGATGCAATGCTTAAGGCTGCCGCAGTAAATCTTTTGGAAAAGAATATTTCCGGCGGCGGGCTGGTGACCATCACAGTCAGCGGTGAGGTTTCCGCTGTACAGGCCTCTGTTGAGGCCGGGGCAGCAGCCATCGCACGAATCGAAGGTGCAGAGTTGGTTTCCCGTCACGTAATCGCTCGTCCTTACGATGAACTGGACAAGATTATCGCAACTGGCATGCCGGTTGTGGAAGCTGAAGAAATTTCACGGGAAGTAGCACAATCGCCCGCTTCTGCGGCAGAGCAGGCTGAGCCTGCTCCCGCGGAAGAAAAAGTCGAAGCTCTAGAATCTCCGAAAGAGAAGTCTGAAGCCCCGGCAGTGCAGGAGTTCGCACCTGAAGCCCCGGCTGCTCCCGAAGTAAAGGAAGTTGCCCCGGCAGAGGAATCCCCGAAGTACCGGGCCGCGGAACTCAGGAAAATGAAAATCAGTAAGGTCCGGCAGATTGCCAGAAACTTGGACGGTATTTCCTTGACTAATGAAGAGGTTAAGAAAGCCACCAAGAAGACACTTATTGACGCGATTATAAATGTTACCAGGCAGATAGAGGAGTAA